A section of the Gloeobacter violaceus PCC 7421 genome encodes:
- a CDS encoding type II toxin-antitoxin system PemK/MazF family toxin: MKPGRGEVWLADLDPTRGREQAGRRPCLVVSADPLNRGPAQLVVVLPITSRDKGIPFHVGLEPPEGGVTVRSFIKCEDVRSISTQRLTEKWGAVRNETLLAVEDRLRILLSL, translated from the coding sequence TTGAAGCCGGGGCGCGGCGAAGTGTGGCTGGCCGATCTTGATCCCACCCGGGGACGTGAGCAGGCAGGGCGTCGTCCCTGCCTGGTGGTTTCTGCCGATCCACTTAACCGGGGACCGGCGCAGCTGGTGGTCGTACTGCCCATCACCAGCCGCGACAAAGGCATCCCGTTTCACGTGGGTCTTGAGCCTCCGGAAGGCGGAGTGACGGTGCGCAGCTTTATCAAGTGTGAGGATGTCCGCTCGATCAGCACGCAGCGGTTGACGGAAAAATGGGGCGCTGTCCGCAACGAAACGCTTTTGGCCGTGGAGGATCGGCTACGGATTTTGCTGTCGCTCTGA